The following coding sequences are from one Glycine soja cultivar W05 unplaced genomic scaffold, ASM419377v2 tig00106303_1_pilon, whole genome shotgun sequence window:
- the LOC114404763 gene encoding uncharacterized protein LOC114404763, giving the protein MAAKDLYYYPKQTTNKTMLTTRQFKCMLEKHKLFLLPVRFQSTSNWISHFANTLDMPENKSENRAKIESFWEGALKDIYEETLMYDNNDVVHSPDECVDPETRKIKVPKSEFVKTYKNSVFSLLDCYRYENNDAQTLESLQREIEDLTLNFSEDSIYKTSPNIMVMLTKNNLPSAKEFLRGKYLMDKEYPGRMTIYAESRSGDSLETSGSELSDEENKNLRCVLSESDKSLLVELGEHSIECLLVHTLGHLFNLENIVSLASLVDRIERNVRDYASSSTLYYNSRVCNLSMDAVDKGTKASKTRAYPFGTALVEFLVSRGLLRLVTYNVDLLNFSDDSGPKTVVKNVVKKGHNYYRSSLVYAECLFNPALLPIKLNLPMVFPPKDWEPHKPEQKRKLLHISDIYGGYLSNPTGQIYSTQRSMSSPDAKNFFIYFGENKYQESHNKQNKFCTSISSLQRQSFKINSNFLNFILENRELLEECGYLMPEFLSKVILAHASRKLRSHFEKNKDIQTICKFSDVYALLIKNMQRARYECTILDLAKAYSGYSLYFPAFIDFRGRIYRSGIFHFHERDLARSLLLIDCKDNIEYSSPEINNYLNMYLTATAFLYQSYKYEEDALNDINNKLLPLPNLECKENFKTYLKTLVIESRMAKRPFQYLSNIYLLSSSDLMSFVDLYNCVPVTQDASASAYQLMAYFLLDKNFAKLTNLFDTGSGEIFDIYSHMRIELISFIKDSLSEENPELCAILDRVLTRSIVKQIYMPIIYGKTANSTTKDLIVSLCQDLLPKECTILSVLCFKFWQEKYSFMYSFIQLISLVGRVCSYLDQPVLYSTEYFSTSQDYKKMEKHSVRVFNSYLKKAHNVTLSFPSKERDKRKSGVSTFVNFIHQKDAQIAMSIAFYANSYNIPLYTVHDNFITNIHYCKYISKIYLHVIKEMGPPLKIINRFIYKNIMEPAIAKGLYNNVKGYNLKSFDERIIPEPILDEFLKIGLISPEDVTNAAGLKKINNKLKQRYQLYCNAVCGSNKKFDDHLFKWNRFRDALIGENCIRY; this is encoded by the coding sequence ATGGCGGCAAAAGACCTGTATTATTACCCgaaacaaacaacaaacaaaacaatgtTGACGACTCGTCAATTTAAATGTATGCTGGAGaagcataaattatttttacttccgGTTCGATTTCAATCTACTTCTAACTGGATTTCTCACTTTGCAAATACATTGGATATGCCGGAAAATAAAAGCGAGAATCGTGCTAAAATAGAAAGTTTCTGGGAAGGTGCTTTAAAGGATATTTACGAAGAAACACTAATGTATGATAATAATGATGTGGTCCACAGTCCGGATGAATGCGTTGATCCTGAAACACGAAAAATAAAAGTCCCTAAATCAGAGTTTGTTAAGACATATAAAAATAGCGTCTTTTCTCTTCTGGACTGTTATAGATATGAAAATAATGATGCACAAACATTAGAATCGCTTCAGAGAGAAATTGAGGATCTGACTTTGAACTTCTCTGAAGATAGTATTTATAAAACTAGTCCTAACATTATGGTAATGTTAACTAAAAACAACTTGCCAAGTGCTAAGGAATTCCTTCGTGGAAAGTATCTTATGGATAAAGAATATCCCGGCAGAATGACCATTTATGCAGAAAGTCGAAGTGGTGATAGTCTAGAAACCAGCGGCTCAGAGCTATCCGACGAGGAGAATAAAAATCTAAGATGTGTACTATCTGAAAGTGATAAGTCGTTGTTGGTAGAGTTAGGCGAGCACTCCATTGAGTGCCTACTGGTTCACACCCTAGGCCATCTGTTTAATCTGGAAAATATTGTCAGTCTTGCTAGTTTGGTTGATCGTATAGAACGCAATGTAAGGGATTATGCCTCATCGTCAACATTGTATTATAATAGTAGGGTATGTAATCTAAGTATGGATGCTGTTGATAAAGGTACTAAAGCATCTAAAACTAGAGCTTATCCCTTTGGTACAGCATTAGTTGAATTTTTAGTGAGTCGTGGTCTATTGCGCTTAGTAACATATAATGttgatttattaaatttctctGATGATAGTGGTCCAAAGACTGTTGTCAAAAATGTTGTCAAAAAGGGCCATAATTACTATAGGAGCTCTTTAGTATATGCCGAATGCTTGTTTAACCCCGCATTACTTCCTATAAAGTTAAACCTACCTATGGTATTTCCACCTAAAGATTGGGAGCCCCACAAACCTGAACAGAAACGTAAGTTGTTACATATATCTGATATATATGGTGGTTATTTAAGCAACCCTACGGGCCAAATCTACAGCACTCAACGGAGTATGAGTTCTCCCGATGCGAAGAATTTCTTCATCTATTTCGGTGAAAATAAGTATCAAGAAAGTCATAATAAGCAAAATAAGTTTTGTACTAGCATCAGTAGCTTACAGCGTCAatcctttaaaataaatagtaatttccttaattttatattagaaaatagGGAATTATTAGAAGAATGTGGCTACTTGATGCCTGAATTTCTTTCAAAGGTAATACTAGCCCATGCCTCCAGGAAACTTAGAAGTCATTTTGAAAAGAATAAGGATATTCAAACAATATGCAAATTTAGTGATGTGTACGCTCTATTAATAAAGAATATGCAGCGGGCACGTTATGAGTGTACGATTTTAGATCTGGCAAAGGCCTACTCTGgatattctttatattttccaGCATTTATTGACTTCAGAGGTCGAATCTATCGCAGCGGCATCTTTCACTTCCACGAGCGGGATTTAGCCCGAAGTCTACTATTAATAGATTGTAAAGATAATATAGAATATTCTTCCcctgaaattaataattatctaAATATGTATCTAACCGCAACTGCATTCCTCTATCAATCATATAAATATGAGGAGGATGCTctaaatgatataaataataaattattaccaTTACCTAATCTAGAGTGTAAAGAGAACTTTAAAACGTATTTAAAGACTTTAGTGATAGAATCACGGATGGCTAAACGGCCATTCCAATATTTATCTAATATTTACCTATTATCATCATCGGATTTAATGTCTTTCGTTGATCTGTATAATTGTGTTCCTGTAACTCAGGATGCTAGCGCTAGCGCATATCAACTGATGGCTTATTTCCTCCTGGATAAGAATTTTGCGAAACTAACAAATCTTTTTGATACCGGCAGCGGTGAGATATTTGACATCTATTCTCACATGAGAATTGaattaatttcattcatcaaagactCTCTTAGTGAGGAGAATCCTGAGCTATGCGCAATTTTGGATAGGGTCCTAACTAGGAGTATAGTTAAGCAAATATATATGCCAATTATATATGGTAAAACAGCTAATAGCACAACTAAGGATCTTATAGTGAGTCTTTGCCAAgatctcttgccaaaagaatgtACTATACTGTCGGTTCTATGCTTCAAATTTTGGCAAGAAAAATACAGTTTTATGTATTCGTTTATCCAGCTGATCAGCCTGGTAGGTCGGGTATGCTCTTACCTAGATCAACCAGTCTTGTACAGCACAGAATATTTTAGCACATCCCAGGATtataaaaagatggaaaaacacTCAGTTAGAGTCTTCAACTCTTACTTGAAAAAGGCCCATAATGTCACACTCTCGTTTCCCTCAAAAGAGCGGGATAAGAGGAAAAGTGGGGTATCCACATTCGTTAACTTCATTCATCAAAAGGACGCGCAAATTGCTATGTCTATTGCCTTCTATGCGAACTCATATAATATACCTCTGTACACAGTGCACGACAACTTCATAACAAATATACattattgtaaatatatatCTAAAATCTATCTACATGTCATAAAGGAAATGGGGCCCCCTCTTAAAATCATTAACcgctttatttataaaaatattatggagCCGGCTATAGCGAAGGGCCTCTATAATAATGTAAAAGGCTACAATTTGAAGTCTTTTGATGAAAGGATCATACCAGAGCCTATTTTAGATGAGTTCTTAAAAATTGGACTCATTTCTCCAGAAGATGTCACGAATGCAGctggtttaaaaaaaataaacaataagttgaaacaaagatatcaactcTATTGTAATGCGGTCTGCGGATCTAATAAGAAATTTGATGATCATTTGTTTAAATGGAATAGGTTTAGAGATGCCCTGATTGGGGAAAATTGTATACgttattaa
- the LOC114404764 gene encoding uncharacterized protein LOC114404764, translating into MSLLVSYVYPVLLGYAKANIIFYFKNREVGDIAKPLNKQSIPLTFDDGSPISKSEIYASVFSSIFKLIEIYDGFGVVRIAIRAHFEENIPGPLQPLKEELLEEALSECIKPSSGEIDISNLPVKSLSSTSRKYPKNITVPRKSGNISLRPFLVADTETIINKNSQHVPYAVGVMVVNPGIPVSRRERIDTYFSEDYSSRIFPTFEERSCQMLKSFIFRVAAITRQNRSAKTIYFHNLGRFDGIFLLKHLALYHPNYTVTPLMRDNRLYEVAVYSKKRLLFTFRDSLHLLPGKLDDLAKNLCPELGSKGSISYEDVRLESLSIMKESLLEYMEQDILLLGGIMQSFQDIYYKAYQADIVNKLTIASLALSLFREKYYDYNKHRIHIPNQNEDTFIRHGYYGGHTDAYLPYGTNLYYYDVNSLYPFVIKEFSMPGGTPVWHSDLEYMTLDNMFGFIEAYVECPKSINKPFLPYGDNKDGTLIFPTGTFVGVYYSEELKYARDIGYTIIPICGYLFEEMESPFKDYINSLFESRSNAKKKGNNALSFVYKLLMNSLYGRFGINPQSTKTEMCNKSKRDRIFRRPEFIDDVFLREDLYMVSYLTNPGKGPSYWDPPKNSAVQLAAAITAGSRIYMYKYISREDCLYTDTDSIVLGNPLPEEDVSSSVLGKFKLEDKILEGFFLAPKCYSYTTEESDGNKKVYKYKGPGRNVITPEWYKEQYADPSRSLIKKVTYQFRPDWKELSVKKKESTTTLRTLSNSKRIPFFNEKGKYVSTDPLDINDLSSLNYIGTKLLESFKRKTALLEKENSALSQKLQKLEQERGIIAQRRVEEGNNTEDNNTLEQNNAKRAEDNINGDLLDPDTMPRDKKPP; encoded by the coding sequence ATGTCTCTCTTAGTAAGCTATGTTTATCCTGTCTTATTAGGGTACGCGAAAGCTAATAtcatattctattttaaaaatagagaagTAGGTGATATCGCTAAACCACTAAATAAACAGTCTATTCCCTTAACGTTTGATGATGGTAGTCCTATTTCTAAGTCAGAGATATATGCTAGTGTGTTTAgtagtatatttaaattaatagagATTTATGACGGTTTTGGGGTTGTTAGAATAGCTATTCGAGCacattttgaagaaaatatcCCCGGCCCTCTTCAACCTTTAAAAGAGGAGTTGCTAGAGGAGGCTCTCTCTGAATGCATTAAGCCATCTTCTGGAGAAATCGATATCAGTAATTTACCTGTTAAAAGTCTTAGTTCTACTTCTCGAAAGTACCCTAAGAATATAACCGTTCCAAGGAAATCGGGCAATATATCCCTGAGGCCGTTCTTGGTGGCCGATACTGAGAccataattaacaaaaatagtcAACATGTACCCTATGCGGTCGGTGTCATGGTTGTTAATCCGGGGATTCCCGTTAGTAGGCGTGAAAGGATCGATACTTACTTCAGCGAAGATTACTCTTCAAGAATCTTCCCAACCTTTGAAGAAAGGAGCTGCCAAATGCTCAAATCATTTATCTTTAGGGTCGCGGCTATTACTCGACAAAATAGGTCTGCTAAAACAATCTACTTTCATAATTTAGGTCGATTCGATGGCATTTTTCTACTTAAGCACCTTGCATTATATCATCCTAATTACACGGTCACCCCCCTTATGAGAGACAATAGACTCTACGAGGTAGCTGTCTATTCTAAAAAAAGGCTATTATTTACGTTCCGAGACTCCTTACATCTACTCCCCGGCAAACTAGATGACCTTGCTAAGAATCTATGCCCTGAGTTGGGTTCTAAAGGATCTATTTCCTATGAGGATGTAAGACTTGAAAGTCTTAGTATTATGAAAGAGAGTTTGTTAGAGTATATGGAGCAGGATATTCTTCTGCTAGGGGGAATTATGCAGTCCTTCCAGGACATATATTATAAGGCTTACCAGGCAGACATAGTAAATAAGCTTACAATAGCCTCACTGGCTCTAAGTCTATTTCGTGAAAAATATTACGATTACAATAAGCATCGTATCCACATCCCTAATCAGAATGAGGATACATTTATTCGGCATGGATATTACGGTGGGCATACCGACGCATACTTACCATACGGTACTAATTTATACTATTATGACGTTAACTCTCTCTATCCTTTTGTTATCAAGGAATTCTCAATGCCTGGGGGTACACCAGTCTGGCATTCTGATTTAGAATATATGACATTAGATAACATGTTTGGGTTCATTGAAGCATATGTAGAATGCccaaaaagtataaataaaccATTTCTTCCCTATGGGGATAATAAGGATGGCACTCTTATCTTTCCTACAGGCACCTTTGTTGGGGTTTACTATAGTGAGGAGCTCAAGTATGCTAGAGACATAGGCTACACTATAATACCAATTTGTGGATACCTCTTCGAGGAGATGGAAAGTCCATTCAAGGACTACATTAATTCTCTCTTTGAAAGCAGATCCAATGCTAAAAAGAAGGGAAATAACGCCCTATCTTTTGTATATAAATTACTAATGAACTCATTATATGGTAGATTTGGCATCAATCCTCAAAGCACAAAAACCGAGATGTGCAATAAATCTAAACGTGACCGTATATTTAGACGCCCTGAGTTTATAGACGATGTCTTTCTTAGAGAGGATCTATACATGGTATCTTATCTAACCAATCCGGGTAAGGGGCCTTCTTATTGGGACCCCCCGAAGAACTCCGCGGTACAACTAGCCGCAGCGATCACTGCCGGCTCAAGGATCTATATGTACAAGTATATTTCAAGAGAAGACTGCTTATATACAGACACCGACTCTATTGTCCTTGGTAATCCACTTCCGGAGGAAGATGTTTCCTCTTCTGTATTAggtaaatttaaattagaagaTAAGATCTTGGAGGGATTCTTTTTAGCACCTAAATGCTATAGCTATACCACAGAAGAGTCAGATGGCAATAAGAAGGTCTATAAGTACAAGGGACCGGGTAGAAATGTTATAACTCCAGAATGGTATAAAGAACAGTACGCCGACCCTTCCCGAAGTCTGATAAAGAAGGTAACTTATCAATTTCGACCCGATTGGAAAGAACTCTCggttaaaaagaaagagagtaCAACCACTCTTAGAACTCTCAGTAACTCCAAGAGAATACCTTTCTTTAATGAAAAAGGTAAATATGTAAGTACAGATCCACTTGATATCAATGACTTGTCATCTCTAAATTACATTGGAACAAAACTATTAGAAAGTTTTAAAAGGAAAACAGCTCTTTTAGAAAAAGAGAATTCGGCTCTTTCTCAGAAATTACAGAAGCTGGAACAGGAAAGAGGTATAATAGCCCAGCGGAGAGTAGAAGAAGGAAATAATACCGAAGATAATAATACATTAGAGCAAAATAATGCTAAAAGGGCTGAAGATAATATCAATGGAGATCTATTGGATCCAGATACGATGCCGCGGGATAAAAAGCCCCCCTGA